One region of Mucilaginibacter sp. 14171R-50 genomic DNA includes:
- a CDS encoding agmatine/peptidylarginine deiminase produces the protein MSQPINLPTGFHFPAEWAKHTATWLSWPHKEASWPGKLGMIYGKYAEFIEVLTEGEIVRINVVDEQMAAFAKQQLDVVGADLRKVEFFEFGTNDAWCRDHGPAFLVNYDTKEKVIVDWGYNAWGDKYPPYDLDDVIPTKIANHFNLPVYNPGIVMEGGSVDFNGAGTLLTTTACLLNKNRNPHLNQQQIEGYLQNYYGVEQILWLGDGIVGDDTDGHIDDITRFVNTDTVVTVVEENKNDENYHILQENLQTLKTMRLLNGKQLNIVELPMPEPVIYDDQRLPASYANFYIGNAAVVVPTYRSHHDDKALDILQGCFPDRKVVGIDSTDIIWGLGSFHCLSQQEPAV, from the coding sequence ATGAGCCAACCAATCAACTTACCTACCGGATTCCACTTCCCTGCCGAATGGGCTAAACATACTGCCACATGGCTTAGCTGGCCGCATAAGGAGGCTTCGTGGCCGGGTAAACTGGGGATGATCTACGGTAAGTATGCTGAGTTTATCGAAGTGCTTACCGAGGGTGAAATTGTCCGCATTAACGTAGTTGATGAGCAAATGGCGGCCTTTGCCAAACAACAGCTGGATGTGGTTGGCGCCGATCTGCGCAAGGTTGAGTTTTTTGAGTTTGGAACAAACGATGCCTGGTGCCGCGATCATGGTCCGGCTTTTTTGGTGAACTACGATACTAAAGAAAAAGTAATTGTAGACTGGGGCTATAACGCCTGGGGCGATAAGTATCCTCCGTACGATCTGGATGATGTTATCCCAACAAAAATAGCCAACCACTTTAACCTGCCGGTGTATAACCCCGGTATTGTAATGGAAGGCGGCTCGGTTGATTTTAACGGCGCGGGCACTTTGCTTACCACCACCGCCTGCCTGCTCAATAAAAACCGTAATCCGCATTTAAACCAGCAGCAGATTGAAGGCTACCTGCAAAACTACTACGGTGTTGAGCAAATACTTTGGCTGGGGGATGGTATTGTTGGCGACGATACCGACGGCCACATTGACGACATTACCCGCTTTGTAAACACAGATACCGTGGTTACCGTTGTGGAAGAAAACAAGAACGACGAGAACTACCACATACTGCAGGAGAACCTGCAAACCCTGAAAACCATGCGCCTGCTAAACGGCAAACAGCTGAACATTGTTGAGCTGCCCATGCCCGAGCCGGTGATATACGATGACCAGCGCCTGCCGGCATCGTACGCCAACTTTTATATTGGCAATGCCGCGGTGGTGGTGCCTACTTACCGGTCGCATCATGACGATAAGGCTTTGGATATTTTACAAGGCTGCTTTCCCGACCGGAAGGTGGTAGGCATCGATTCCACGGACATCATCTGGGGCCTGGGGAGTTTCCATTGCCTGAGCCAGCAGGAGCCGGCGGTGTAG